CATTTACCAATCCCAATGTTGGATTAACATGACCATAGGCTGAAATATTCAAAAAAAGTATCTTTGACATAAGTTCACGTCCTTTTTCTCATCTTTTCTAATTAAATTCTATAATCTTATGAAACTCAAATATTATATTCAAATTTAAAACACATAAAAAGACCAATTATTCTTAAACTTAAACTCTTTTAAGAAAAATTGGTCTCTAGTGCTCTAGTCAACCATAATATTAAAGTTTGATTTCGAAGTTTTAATTATACACATTATTCTTATATATTTAGTACGATATATATTATCTCTGTTCTATCATATTATGTCAATATGGTTTTTAGTAAATCCAATATTTATTTAAAAATCACTTAAATAATTCCAACAAAAAATTCAAACTTATATATCTTTTAAACTAAACATTTCCGGCGTCGTATAATCAACTTTTAATTCCCTTAAACAGGTCATATTATCTCTTTTCTCTGTAATATTATAGGAAATAGCCACTTCTATTTCAGTACCTTTCAAATACTTAATTTTCTCTGGTTCAAACTGGATAAAGCCATATTCCTTATTTTCTTCATAATCTTCTATTCCATTTTTACTAAATGCTGATATTACCTCTGAAATATCCTTTCCAAATACCTTAGCTGTCTTTAAATAATAATCTCTGTTTGAAAAAATTGTGTTTTTCAATGAAGCTTTATAAATTGTATTTTGTCTATATATCTGGCCAGTATGTTTATTTTCCAACGAACAGTAATGTGCACCTATTTTCAAATTGTTATCCAATATAAATTCTAATAATTTTAAACTTAAAAGCTCACTTTCAGATACAGCCAAGCCACCAGAATACCAGTAATTATAAAGTACTTTGAAAGGTGGATATTTTAGCTTAAATCCTCTTTTTACATATTCATCTCTATTGTTATATGGAAAGCAAAATTCTAAGAGATTAATTCCATCTACATTTAATTTTTCTAAATCAAATATTAATTGCTTCATTTCTTCAAAGGTTCCTGGAATAACAGGCATTTCTACAAATACCTCAGGTATATATTGACGAGCAAGTGCTATTTTTTTCAATACTGTATTGTGTAATTCTAAACCATCTTCTAATTTAATACTAAAACGTATTTCTCTTAATTCTGCTTCACACAATTTTTTAGCAAGCTTTTCATCCAATAGATCACCAGAGGTATATAATCTTGTATGTACATTTTTCATGTAATTTTTAATATAATTAAAATACTCAACAGTATCTTGCTTATGTAAGAGTGGTTCACCTCCTGAAAGAGCCATATAATTAATATTTTTCTCTGTTTTTATGATATGTTTTAATTGTGATTTCCAATCTCTTTTACTATTATGAAACGATTCATACTCTTCCTGATTTGCGTTAAAACAATAATAGCAATTTCTATGGCACATCAAAGAAATATATGTAGTTACACTTCCAATGCCCTTAGCGCAAGCCTCACAGGCAGGAGATATAAAATTATTATAAATACTTTTATCATCATTGCGAAAAATAATTTGTTTTTGTTTTAAGCGATTTAATACCTTTTTTGTCTCTATACTTATCTCTTCATTTTTATCAAAAGAAATTCCGTATTGCTCTACCTGTTCAATAAAATTCTTTAAAATATCCAGATAAAAGGATGCATATTCTTTAAATACTGGATTTTTAACTAAATTTATTGTCTTCTCATTAATATCTATTACCATAAAATCTCCCCTTTTATTTTTAAATTGCTGTAATCAGTATACTAAATTTTAAAATTCAGTATATGAACCCCCTTGTTATACTTTAAATGAATTATAAGTGAATTATTTAATTAAAGTCAATAAACACATAACAAACTAATATTTATTTTACTATTCTAAAATAAATATATAATTTATTGTTAAATATGAAATATAATTTATATATTTTCAAAATTTATAATTTTAATATAAATTTTAAGTAAATTCCAACTTTTTTTATAATCGTATTGACATAAAATAAAAAAATAATGATAATATAAATATATTAAAATGATAATAAGACTAAAGATATAAAAAATGAATCAGCATACTGATAGCTATTTCTTTTAAAACACTTATAGAAAATATTAAACAAAATTGTAATTATGGTTGACTAGAAATACTAGAGGCTAATTTTTTCTCAAAACAATTTGAGAAAAAATTAGCCTTTTTATATTATGTAAATAAATTAGAAATTAATATTTACAAATTTTATAAATATTTAATATAACCTATATTTAAAAATTATTCTAAAAGGAGTTGTAAACATGTCAAAAAAAATAAAGGAAATACAAATCTTCAGGCATATCATACAGATAATCTTATTTTTTCTTTTACCCGGTGTATACATATTGGCCTTTAGTGAATTAAAATCTATTTTCCAGATGATCATCAGAGGAAATTTTAATTTTATTCAATCTCTTCCTGGTTTAATAGAATTTACAGTAGCAATTATTTTTACTATTTTAATGGGTAGATTTTTCTGTGGATGGTTTTGTGCTTTTGGCAGCTTTAATGATTGGATACATATAGCTTCAAAAAAAATATTAAAAACTGATTTTAAAATTAGTGAAAAACTTGATTCTATACTCAAATATATAAAATATGGAATATTAGCTTTAATTCTAATTTTTATACTTACTGGTAAAAATGACATTCTAAACGGCACAAGTCCTTGGGATGCTTTTGCGCAGATAACTAATTTCTCCACTGTAATATCTACTATAACTATTGGCTTTATATTTTTAATTTTGATACTTATAGGAAATATTTTTATTGAAAGATTTTTTTGCAGATATTTGTGTCCTTTAGGTGCTGTGTTTTCTTTAATCTCTAAAATAAGTATATTAAAAATAAGCAAACCAACTGAGAAATGTGGTAATTGTAGAATATGTACAAATAATTGTTCAATGGGATTAAAACTTTATAGTATAGATAACATCCGTGGAGGAGAATGTATAAATTGCTTAAGATGTGTAGAAACCTGTCATAGGGAAAATCCACATGTAAATATAATTAATACAGAAGTTAATTCAGCAACAGCCAGTTCTTTTGTTGTAGCTATTTTTGCAGGTATATATGGCATAACTAATTTTGGAAATTCAATCTCAATTCAGAAAGGCTTAGCTTCTTCCAATGCAGTAATATCCAGTACTGTTTCACAAGGAATTAAATATAAGGATGGAGATTACCCAGGAACTGGTATAGGCTTTAATGGCGGTACAACAAAAGTTTCTGTTACTATAAAAAATAGTAAAATTAATGCTATCAAAACAATATCAACTGAAGATACTCCAGACTTTTATAAAAATGTGGAAAATATTATTCCAAATAAAATAATTTCAACTCAATCAACAAGTTCAGTTGATACTGTATCTGGAGCAACTTATAGCAGTAAAGGCATTATTGATGCAACTCAAAATGCATTGAATAAAGCCAAATAAAATTAATTAAAAAAGTGCCTTACAATGTATAAAAACACTTTGTTAGGCACTCTATTTTCACATAAATTATTTAGTAATATCCAATATCATAACAATTGAATTTCATCTCCTGATTTTATCCACCCATCCCTCAGTACTCTGGCAAATATAACTTCTTTTGACATAGCACAGGTGCCTGTTGAATTTCTTATTTTTATTTTACATCCTTGATAGCATTCCTTACCTATCTGAGTAATTTCTAAAATAACTTCTCCAATCTTAAGATTTTTTCCCACAGAAAGTTCATGAAAAACTACTCCTTCACTAGTAATATTTTCCACAAACTTAGCATTGCAAAATCCCTTTATTTTTAATTTGTTAATCTTATCTATACTCTCTTGACCAAGTAAACTTACCTGCCTAGCTCCGCTTCCAGCGTGGACATCACCTAATAACCCATAATCAACTTTAAAATATCCCTTTTCAATAGTATGTTTTGCGATTCCTTTTTTCTCACTTATGTTTAATGCAACAATACTGGCCACTACTCTTCCCCCTTTAAAGACAGCTATTTATCTTTTACAATATACCCCATATGTTGCTTTGTTTACATCTATTGTAAAACTTTCAAACTAATAAATTTCAATAATTAATGTTTAACTTTAAACTCTATCAATAGCTTTTAAATGAACATCTTTATCTACTTTCTTTGCAAAAGTCAACTTTTTATCATTATGTGTTATTACCCTGCCAATACTTGAATAATCATAGCCTCCAAGCCTATCCAGTTCTTTTAAGAATATATTGCTTTTCATAATATCAATTAACTCTTTAATAGTCTCCATTTCCAAATATTCTTCAGGCACTGCAAAATCGTATTCTTCATTGCACACTGGAATAAAATCAAGACCCATAATCTCTGCTGCTGAATATACTCCAAGACCGCAGTCTACATCTCCACTGGCTACTGCTGCAGCTACAGACAGATGAGTAAATTCCTCTCTTTCATATCCGTTAATATCTTTTGGAGAAATATTTAATTTTTTCAAATAATAATCTAATAACAGCCTTGTGCCTGCTCCTCTTTGTCTATTTACAAAACGTACACCTTTTTTGTATATGTCTGAGATTTCTTTAAGGCACAATGGATTTCCCTTTTGAACCATAAGCCCTTGGATTCTATTTACTACCTTTATTAAGGCTATATTTTTACCTTTTAAGTATTTATTAATGTAAAAAATATTATATTTTCCACTTTCCATATCCAATAGATGAATTGGAGCGATATGGGTTTCTCCATTTTTCAGTGCCATTATACCTCCCATACTTCCAGTATGAGCAGATGATAAGTAATAATCAGGATTTTTTACATGAATCAGATCGGAAAGTATGTCCAATATAGGATCATGGCTTCCTATACAAACAATAGTATTTTTAATTTCATCTATATTTTTCATAAGGCTTATTTGTACCTTGCTTCCAGCCTCAATCCCCTCTACATTTTGTGGAATTTCCAATATTCCATCTGCTCTTACAAGAGACATGGTAGACCCTGCCCCTCTTGAAAGTGGGGTAGCAATGAATTTATTTCCCACATATCCAAGCTTCATTCTCACAAATTCCAAATACTTTAAGGAAGACATAACTCTTCTCGATAGAGTAGCCTCTAGCCTTTGTACTTTTTCAGTTTTCTTTCCCTGATATCCTTCTATAATTACTTTGAGAATCTTATCCATTATAAAATAAGCGGAAACTGGATATCCAGGAATTCCAAGAACCGGCTTGTTTTCAACTTCTCCCAGGACAACTGGTTTACCTGGCTTTATAGATACACCGTGTATATAAACTTCTCCTAAATCCGAAATCACATCGCTGGTATAGTCCTCCCTACCTGCAGAAGAACCCGCATTTATTATCACTATATCACATTCTGAAACAGCCTTTTTTAAGATACTTTTTAAAATATCATAATTATCCTTAACTATCCCATATCGTTTTGGTATCCCGCCGTATTGAGTAACTTGAGCACTAAATACTCTTGAATTAAAGTCAATTATATCTCCTATTTTAAGATTGCTGCCCGGATCTACAAGTTCAGTGCCGGTTGGAATAACACCTATTAAAGGCTTTTTATACACTTCAACGGTATTTACTCCTCCTGCTAACATTGCTCCTATATCCACCGGTCTTATCATATGCCCAGAGGGTACAATAAGTTGATTTTCAACTATATCTTCACCTAATGGCCTTATATGCTGCCAGGGTGCTGCACTTTTATATATTTTAACTTTATCTCCATCTATTTTAACTGTATCCTCAACCATTATTACACAATCATATTCTCTTGGAATTGGATCACCTGTATCTACAACTAAATAATCCTTGCCTTCTTCTAGTGTAATAGGCCTCTTTTCAGAAGCACCTATAGTTTTTAAGCTTTGGACAGCAATACCATCCATAGCAGAACAATTATAGAAGGGAGAAGATATTTTTGAATAAACTGCTTCTGAAGTAACCCTTCCTAAGGCTTCTTCTGTATTTAGCAATTCCTTATTTAAAAATGAATGTTTTATTCTTCCCAAATATTCACTGAGAGCTTCTTTTAATTCATAATTTGACAAATATACTTTTTGCACCATAATGATCACCTCTGAAATTTATAAACATATACTTTTTCATGTTCATAAACTCCTTCCACATTTTTATTGATTTTTATGTAACCCCATGCTTTTGTAAATCCACTGATAGCTGCAGATTTACTCAAAACAGGTGCAGCTATATATTCTCCATTCACATTGTTAATAGTAACTGGAAGATATTCTTCTCTTCCCTTAGCTTTATGATAATTCATGTTGAATTTACAGGGAATAGGATAATCCACATCCTCAAATCCCATCATTGCATTAATAATGTATCTAACTAGTATTCTATAAACCACAGCACAGGAAAGTGGATGCCCTGGAAGACCAAAGATAGGCTTATCTTTTATCTTCCCAAGTATAGTTGGCTTACCTGGCTTTATAGATATTCCATGAAAAAGTATTCCATGAGCTCCAAGTTCATCAATAACCTTTGCAGTTTCATCTTTTTTCCCTACAGAACTGCCTCCAGATACTAGCACTAAATCACATTCATTTACAGCTCTTTTAACAGTTTCAAATAATTCTTCATAATTATCTTTAATGATCCCATATAGTATAGGTTGTCCACCATCTTCAATAACCGAAGAATAAATAAGATAAGAGTTAATATCTCTAATTTCACCAAGCTGCGGCTGTTTTTCAGGAGATACAATTTCATCTCCTGTAGAAATTATTCCAATCCTCGGTTTACAAAATACTTGTACTTTAGTGATTCCTAAGCTGGATAGCATACTTATGCCGTAAGGTTTCAGTATTGTTCCCTGTTTCAGCACAGTTTCTCCAAATTCCACATCTTCATCTTCATTCAATACATTTTCTCCAAAGGAAATAGACTTATTGGCAAGTACAGTAGCATCATCCATTTTATCTATGTATTCTATCATAATCACACTATCAGTACCCTCAGGAAGCATTCCTCCAGTTGGTATATACATACATTCACCTGGATACTCTAGTGATTTAACTGGCATTTTCCCCATTTTAACTTCTCCTTTTAAATCAAGCAAGGAAGGCATACTTTCACTAGCACCCTGAAGATCTCTAAACTTAACAGCATATCCATCCACCATAGATCTTTTAAATCCAGGAATGTTTAAAGGTGATGTAATATCCTTGGATAACACTCTGCCATTGCACTCTTTAATATCTATCAATTCTGTTTTTAAAATTAACTTAAAGTTACAGTTTATAATATTCTTTGCCTCTTCTACAGATACTACATTATAAAAATTCATACTAAGCCCCCTATAATATAAACAAGAGACTAATTTTTCTGAAATAAGCTTAAGAAAAATTAGTCTCTAGTGTCTTCTAGTCAACTAAATAATTATTATGATTCCAATTTAGAATTTAATAGCAATATAACATATTATTCTTATGTGTTTAGTAAGATATATATTATCACCATTTTTTATATTATGTCAATATGTTTTAAATAAATTTTGTAAATTTGTAATTAAATAAAATAATTTTTAGATAAATACCAGTTTTGTTTATAATCATATTGACATAAAGGGAAAAAATAAGGATAATATAAATATATTAAACAAATAAAAATATTATGGTTGACTAGAAAAACTAGAGGCTAATTTTTTCTTAAAAATATTTAAGAAAAAATTAGCCTTTTATTTTATTTAAATTTAATAATTATTAAAATATTTTTTATTTTAATCTTTAATATTTATTTTTTGTTAATAAAAGTAATTTTTCCATATAGAAAAGGAGGAAATTTATTATGTTTAATATTGGCTTTGGTGAATTAATTTTAATTCTATTGATTGCTTTCCTTGTAGTTGGTCCTCAGGACTTACCTAAAGTTGCCAGAGCACTTGCCCGTGCCTTGAAGTATTTTCATGGTATTATAGGTGAAATAACACAATCTGTAAACTTAGATTCAGAATTAACTGAAATCAGTAATGTAAAAAGTAAAATTCAACAGACAGTAAAAAATGTTAATCCGTTAAATGATATTGACAATGAAATAAACGACGTAAAAGAGAAATTGAAATCAACTGAAAAGACATTAAAAAAATCAAGTAATTTCTGATTCATATAATTTTTACATAAGAATTACATAAATTAAAAACTTAATTTATATCAAAGAAAATCATAATGAAAAACTTATTTAATTTATAATCATACTATGAGGAGGAAAATTTATGAGATTTGGAAAAGCAGAAATTTTATTACTTATATTGCTTGCACTAATATTTTTTGGCGGTGGGAAACTTGGCAACGTGGGTAAATCTCTTGGAAAAAGTATAAAAGAGTTCAAAGAAGAAATAAAAGATAATAACAAAGAAACAGTTAAGAAGGCTGAATCTGATGATAAAGAGAAAGCATAAATTAGAAGAACATATCCATATTTATAATAAAAAAGCGGCCACAGCCGCGTTATTTCGCTTCGCTCAACTTCTTTTGGGCGAAGCCCTTTAATTAGACCCATTTCTTAGCATATCTATTTCATAATATTTTTATAAAGCTAAAACCTTTGCGAAGCATATTGATGCTCCGCATTTTAATACTCATAAGTTATACCATGAACTCCGTCATATTTTCTTGGTCTCATTATAGCTCCGCATTTCTCGCAACTAAATGTAGGAGGTTCAATTACATTTTCATCATCTATTTCATCAAACATCTCAACTACATCCCTTGGTATATATTCTTCAACTCCACATTCTGTACATATATATAAGACTCCGTCTTCTTCAATTAAATTTTCTTTCAATTTAGCTTTATATTTTGCCCTTTGTTTATCTTTTATTTTTTTATTCTTTTTAGCCATAATAACTACCTTCCTTTATACATATAATGGCTCTATTTTATCACGAATTATTCCCTTAATCACACCATAATTGTACATTATCTCTTCAATTTTTATTTTGTTTTCACCTATTATTTTCTCTTTAAATTTTTCTCTTACACTTACATTTTTATAGTATATATCATGAAATTTCATCTGTGTTCCACACTTTTCACATTTTAATGGATTCACTCCAAATGTAAGAAGTATTCTTGTTTGCCAATTATTAATTTTTCTTTTGAACTCAGCAACTTTTTCATTTACCAACTTAAAAAATTTATTTTTATGTCTTGTGTTTTTAGCATATATTCCATAATATCTTATCATCTTAAAATTCTTTTCTGGTATGTGTCTTATTACTCTACCTATAAAATCAATAACATCTATTTCCTCTACAACTTCTTCACCATCTTCATGTCTTTCATAACGAAAAGTTACTTTTTTACCATCATACTTTATTATTCTTGATTCAGCGATAGCTGGTCTTGCTGTATATCTTCCAACATACTTTCCTGCTTGCTTTGCTGTTTTTATTTCACCTTTTCCATATACATAAAATCCATTCTCTAACCTTTTATATAGCTTATTTTTTAATTTTTTAAATTCTTTTTTTCCACTTTTAAGATTAATTCCTATTTCGTCTAACAATATTTTTTGCCATCTTTTCCTTAGTGCTGTATAATTTATATGTTTTGTATTCCTCCAAATTGTAATTTCTCCAGCACCACCTTCGGTGACAATTAAGTGAACATGTGGATTCCATTTTAAGTCTCTTCCAAAAGTATGAATTACTGAGATTATTCCTGGTGTAAAACATTCTTTTTTATTTAAATCTCTAAACCAGCTCATAATTGCTTTTGCTGAACATTTAGGTAATAATGATAATAGTTTTCTATCCCTAGCAAAATATATTCTAAGTTCCTGTGGAATTGTAAATACCATATGTCTATGCTTTGAGTTAATAAGTCTTGCCACCATTTCATCAGACCATTCTTCAGATTTTTTCTTACCACATGAGGTACAAAATCTACTTTTACAGCTAAATCCAACTCTTTTTATATGACCACAATTTTCACACTTAAACTCAATAAATCCATTATCTAAGGATTTACAATTAATCATCTTATCAACTTCTCTACTTATGTTAGCTCTAATTTTCCCTTTATATATCTCACTGAATTTTTCCCAATTATCCACAAATATTTGTTTTATAACACCTTGCATAATCATCACCAATCACTAAATTTGCTAATAATTATATCAAAAATCCTATTCCAAAATATTACTTGTAATATTTTCCTCAAACTTCTAACATTAGATTTTTCAAGCCCTGCCGGGCAATATTTTTATACAAAAAATTTTTAAATTCCTAATATATGAAAAATTTAATGACAATAAATTAGGAACCCCAAAAACTATATTAGATCACTTAAAAGATCTGCGTAAAATGTTATTAATAATTTCTATTTCTATAGGTGCTGCTTTTAATATAATTCTTATCTTTTTTGTAACCTACATAATGGATTTTATAGTTAGGCCTTTAAAAACTATGCATATTGAAATTATCTATACTGGATTGTCTGAATCCTTTACTTCACAAGTTAAGGTTTCTTTAATTGCCGGTGTAATTGTAGTATCACCAATTATTTTTTGGCAAGTTTGGACTTTTTTAAAACCAGCTCTTTACCCGAAAGAACGATTAATATTTGGCAGTCTGTTTATTTCAGGTATTTTCCTATTTATTTTGGGAGTAGTATTTGCCTATTTAGTTGTACTAAATTTATCCATTAATTTTTTTGTTTATACCAGTGGTACTTCGGCAACTCCCATGATTTCCATAAGCAAATATGTAGATTTCCTATTTAGTTTTCTACTACCCTTTGGAATAACTTTTGAACTTCCAATAGTACTTATTATTTTAACACGATTAGGCATAATTACTGTCAGCAAGCTTTCAAAATATAGAAAATATGTTATATTTGCTATATTTGTTATTGCAGCCATATTAACTCCACCTGATGTGGTTTCCCAAATTTCAATGGCTATACCCATTATAATTCTCTATGAAATCAGTATTTTAGCATGTAAATTAGTTAAAAAACGAATCTGATGCAATAATAATATAATTTATCCTTCTAAAATTAGAGCTGTATTACAATGTATATATTTATTGTAATACAGCATCATTTAACAATATAAAAGAGATTTCTTTCCTACTGATTTCTAAAATCATTTTGAGACAATCTCATCCATAACTAAATTGGTTTCAAGTATTTCTTTTTACTATAACATGACATGCAAAGCTCTTCTTCTGCCTCCGGCTTTACAGGTGCACCACATTCTTTACAAACTGCCGACTTAATTTTTGTTTTTACTGGGAGAAAAGCATTGTAAATATATACTAATTTCATCCCTTCAATTGCTTTATTTATACAGACATTTTCACATACTCTGCAGCTGTCACATTTCCATACAGTATGATTTATAATCCTTGTGCCCTTTTCTCCTTCAGAAATATGAATTGCTTTTTGAGGACAAACTTTTTCACAAATTCCACACCCCCAGCATCTACTGCCAAATACAGGTGTATACCATCCAAATTTTTTTTGATCAATATTCAGATATTTAATATTTTTTAATCTGTTTAGTAATACTTTCCTATAAAGTATTCCATCTAATTTAATACTTGCATCTTCTGGCAGCAGAGTAGTAATTGTCGCCTTTGTTTTTTTCAATATAAATGCAAACATATCCCTTCTAGAAAAATGTTTTTGAGGCATTGCTGACCCAATATCGTTGATAATAATGCGCTTATTGTATAATTCCTCTCCCAAAAATTCTCTTACACGTTTTAGCTTTATTTCTATTAATTTTTCATCAGAAGACTTTTCTGAACAACTATCACAACTTCTTCTGACAATTATTACTGGTCTTTCTAAAGCTAAACAAGCCAATATCTCCCAGGGATAGGAAGCTATACAATGTAATTTTATATCCACAGATATTTCTTCCTTGTGACATGCTAAAATAATCTCCTCTCCCTTTACTTCATATATAATATTTAGAATTTTATTCATGGTACTAGAAGAAGATCGTATCGTTCTTGATGGACATACAGAAACACATATATTACAATTAATACATTTATACCAATCAATCTTTTTTAAATTTGTAGATTTTATTATTCCCTGACTGCAGAATGTCTGACATGCTGTACATACCTTTTTCCTCTGATTTTTATTGATACAACCATCATATTCAATAGTTGGATGATTTTCATCTATTAATTTATTGAATAAATAATTAGTTAACAGATCATTTAACATTATAGTACCGTTGTCAAAACCTTATAAAACTCTATAAGTTTGGTTAATTTTCCGTTCAATATACTAAAATTTTGTTGAAGCTACTTTAATTCGTATAGCACTCAGTACTTAAATTTTCATACTGTTCATACTATATAGCAGTTTCATCAACAGTATGAAATACTTATAGGTATTATTTTACGTTTTACAACAATTCACCTCTTTAAATTTATATTATCTAATACCTCAATAATAATATCGTAATCAATAACTAAAAATTCCTTCAAAATATTAGCCATCTCTGGATAATATAATTTAGAATCTGACTTTTGCATTGCATTTGCAAAATCAGGAATCCATTTTTGAAGATGATATTCCAAGAAATTTTTTTGATCCTTTAACAGTTGAACTACTATTTCCATATTTTCATTTTCAAATTCCTTTTGCATTTTTTTGCTTAAGCAGAAAATGAATTCTAATTCCAGTGCAATATGGTCATCTGCTACATGAAGATATCTGGTGGGAATAATGCCATGCTTCATATAAATTTTACGGACTTGTAAAGTGCTTTCCCTGAATAAAATACGTTCCTTTGTTATATATACAGATTCCCAGGGAGGGGCTGGCATTTTTTCCGGTCCTATAAGTAATCTTGTATACTCCATTTTAAGTTTATCAATAAAATCATCCTTTATTTTATAGGCAATAGATTTCAAAAATTCTGCTGCATCCACCATGGAATGATTATCTTCCATATCCAATAACTCCAAAGCATCTGTGGTAGTGTGAGCGGTTACTAATTTTAATTGTTCACGGCTTGGTTCAGCACCAAATATATTGTGAAATATTCCATACAAATAAGTTCTGCTTGCAATAAGTATTTCAATACTTTCTCTTTGATCTATCATGTTAAATTTCTCCAATCTTAGTGGTTATAAATACTGCATAGAACAAATATTTACTTATAATCGCTGACACTATTATAAAAAGAACAGCTAAAAGCTTTGCTTCATTTCCCACCCTTATCAAATTTATTCCATTATATTTTTTCCCTGAAATACCCTTCCAGAAGAAAAATATAACTGCAAAAACTGCAAATAAATATTTTAATATAACCAATATACTGCTCCCACTAGCAGATACTGTTCCTAATGTAGATAAATTGTACCTATAAAAAACTTCACTTACAATTTGTATTATAAATGCCAAAAATATTGCTGTACCAATAAATTTTTTAGACTTTTCTGTCTGATATCTATAATCAGAAGAATAATATAATATTCCTCCAATCAAAATTACACTAGTATAAAAATTTATAAAGGTCCCTATGCCATTCCAAGAAGGAATACCTGTAAATG
This genomic window from Clostridium pasteurianum DSM 525 = ATCC 6013 contains:
- a CDS encoding radical SAM protein — encoded protein: MVIDINEKTINLVKNPVFKEYASFYLDILKNFIEQVEQYGISFDKNEEISIETKKVLNRLKQKQIIFRNDDKSIYNNFISPACEACAKGIGSVTTYISLMCHRNCYYCFNANQEEYESFHNSKRDWKSQLKHIIKTEKNINYMALSGGEPLLHKQDTVEYFNYIKNYMKNVHTRLYTSGDLLDEKLAKKLCEAELREIRFSIKLEDGLELHNTVLKKIALARQYIPEVFVEMPVIPGTFEEMKQLIFDLEKLNVDGINLLEFCFPYNNRDEYVKRGFKLKYPPFKVLYNYWYSGGLAVSESELLSLKLLEFILDNNLKIGAHYCSLENKHTGQIYRQNTIYKASLKNTIFSNRDYYLKTAKVFGKDISEVISAFSKNGIEDYEENKEYGFIQFEPEKIKYLKGTEIEVAISYNITEKRDNMTCLRELKVDYTTPEMFSLKDI
- a CDS encoding molybdopterin biosynthesis protein, translating into MVQKVYLSNYELKEALSEYLGRIKHSFLNKELLNTEEALGRVTSEAVYSKISSPFYNCSAMDGIAVQSLKTIGASEKRPITLEEGKDYLVVDTGDPIPREYDCVIMVEDTVKIDGDKVKIYKSAAPWQHIRPLGEDIVENQLIVPSGHMIRPVDIGAMLAGGVNTVEVYKKPLIGVIPTGTELVDPGSNLKIGDIIDFNSRVFSAQVTQYGGIPKRYGIVKDNYDILKSILKKAVSECDIVIINAGSSAGREDYTSDVISDLGEVYIHGVSIKPGKPVVLGEVENKPVLGIPGYPVSAYFIMDKILKVIIEGYQGKKTEKVQRLEATLSRRVMSSLKYLEFVRMKLGYVGNKFIATPLSRGAGSTMSLVRADGILEIPQNVEGIEAGSKVQISLMKNIDEIKNTIVCIGSHDPILDILSDLIHVKNPDYYLSSAHTGSMGGIMALKNGETHIAPIHLLDMESGKYNIFYINKYLKGKNIALIKVVNRIQGLMVQKGNPLCLKEISDIYKKGVRFVNRQRGAGTRLLLDYYLKKLNISPKDINGYEREEFTHLSVAAAVASGDVDCGLGVYSAAEIMGLDFIPVCNEEYDFAVPEEYLEMETIKELIDIMKSNIFLKELDRLGGYDYSSIGRVITHNDKKLTFAKKVDKDVHLKAIDRV
- a CDS encoding twin-arginine translocase TatA/TatE family subunit — protein: MFNIGFGELILILLIAFLVVGPQDLPKVARALARALKYFHGIIGEITQSVNLDSELTEISNVKSKIQQTVKNVNPLNDIDNEINDVKEKLKSTEKTLKKSSNF
- the glp gene encoding gephyrin-like molybdotransferase Glp, whose translation is MNFYNVVSVEEAKNIINCNFKLILKTELIDIKECNGRVLSKDITSPLNIPGFKRSMVDGYAVKFRDLQGASESMPSLLDLKGEVKMGKMPVKSLEYPGECMYIPTGGMLPEGTDSVIMIEYIDKMDDATVLANKSISFGENVLNEDEDVEFGETVLKQGTILKPYGISMLSSLGITKVQVFCKPRIGIISTGDEIVSPEKQPQLGEIRDINSYLIYSSVIEDGGQPILYGIIKDNYEELFETVKRAVNECDLVLVSGGSSVGKKDETAKVIDELGAHGILFHGISIKPGKPTILGKIKDKPIFGLPGHPLSCAVVYRILVRYIINAMMGFEDVDYPIPCKFNMNYHKAKGREEYLPVTINNVNGEYIAAPVLSKSAAISGFTKAWGYIKINKNVEGVYEHEKVYVYKFQR
- a CDS encoding 4Fe-4S binding protein, encoding MSKKIKEIQIFRHIIQIILFFLLPGVYILAFSELKSIFQMIIRGNFNFIQSLPGLIEFTVAIIFTILMGRFFCGWFCAFGSFNDWIHIASKKILKTDFKISEKLDSILKYIKYGILALILIFILTGKNDILNGTSPWDAFAQITNFSTVISTITIGFIFLILILIGNIFIERFFCRYLCPLGAVFSLISKISILKISKPTEKCGNCRICTNNCSMGLKLYSIDNIRGGECINCLRCVETCHRENPHVNIINTEVNSATASSFVVAIFAGIYGITNFGNSISIQKGLASSNAVISSTVSQGIKYKDGDYPGTGIGFNGGTTKVSVTIKNSKINAIKTISTEDTPDFYKNVENIIPNKIISTQSTSSVDTVSGATYSSKGIIDATQNALNKAK
- a CDS encoding MOSC domain-containing protein, with protein sequence MASIVALNISEKKGIAKHTIEKGYFKVDYGLLGDVHAGSGARQVSLLGQESIDKINKLKIKGFCNAKFVENITSEGVVFHELSVGKNLKIGEVILEITQIGKECYQGCKIKIRNSTGTCAMSKEVIFARVLRDGWIKSGDEIQLL